One part of the Sulfoacidibacillus ferrooxidans genome encodes these proteins:
- a CDS encoding prepilin peptidase has product MVHDVLFLFIFLAVVAYQDLTTRLIRDWWTLPWIAFFLFYNGVQHHLEPSIIGLVGMGVLLFIPGLLGWLGGGDWKMGMALGAGGGLVPALLLFALGFLLAPLLKTWLQRVSRRYVDEENAKLIPVGVLVFVADILFSVGVLMIER; this is encoded by the coding sequence ATGGTTCATGATGTACTATTTCTATTCATTTTTTTAGCAGTAGTCGCTTATCAAGATCTCACGACTCGCCTCATTCGAGATTGGTGGACGCTACCGTGGATTGCATTTTTTCTTTTTTATAACGGGGTCCAACATCATTTGGAGCCTTCGATCATTGGACTTGTAGGCATGGGCGTACTATTGTTCATCCCAGGACTCCTTGGATGGCTTGGCGGTGGCGACTGGAAGATGGGTATGGCGCTTGGGGCAGGAGGAGGACTTGTTCCTGCTCTCCTCCTCTTTGCGCTAGGATTTCTTCTTGCACCCCTTCTAAAAACGTGGTTGCAGAGGGTCAGCAGACGATATGTAGATGAAGAAAACGCAAAATTAATTCCAGTTGGCGTGTTAGTCTTTGTCGCAGACATTCTGTTTAGTGTGGGGGTGCTCATGATTGAGCGATGA
- a CDS encoding ParM/StbA family protein, with protein MMIHLAAIDVGNDGVKAIFETGKGIILPNVVAEAPADRGVVSLESSLYEGIHCRVTSPSLVKSGVYTVGNLATRYSDNHEPEPGDAKSSNDQAIIMLLVTLAIDAAKHGEANSNGVVECRYALSTGLPLKEIKKPGTKEAFRDRLMGKVHEVEFLQTPEIGKKVVRIEFDTVSISSEGQAAMMFLVTDEQGRIKNEELLNKSILINDIGGLSTDSAVIERGEPDNMNSDGLNSGVSEYLDTIIEQVYERYHHRIRSRRNLVRDVLLAKDERKNHILVDGKLTSIKDVVDEVLTACAKAQHDHLGRMWKKVSDVELVFQIGGGSALIRPYLTAVNENSRHVYPLRWQESADESIWMIVESYWKILVLSKRVTPAIEGV; from the coding sequence ATGATGATTCACTTAGCGGCCATTGATGTTGGCAATGATGGTGTAAAAGCGATATTTGAAACTGGGAAAGGGATCATTCTTCCCAATGTGGTTGCAGAAGCACCAGCCGATCGTGGTGTTGTGTCTCTGGAAAGTAGCTTGTATGAAGGGATTCACTGTCGAGTAACTAGCCCGTCGCTTGTCAAAAGTGGAGTGTATACAGTAGGTAATTTGGCCACGCGATATTCGGATAATCATGAACCAGAACCGGGTGATGCAAAATCGTCTAATGATCAAGCAATCATTATGCTTTTGGTGACCTTGGCAATAGATGCCGCAAAACATGGTGAAGCCAACAGTAACGGAGTGGTTGAATGTCGGTATGCCTTGTCAACTGGATTACCGCTAAAAGAAATCAAGAAGCCAGGCACAAAAGAAGCTTTCCGTGATCGGTTAATGGGAAAAGTACACGAGGTGGAGTTTCTCCAAACGCCTGAGATTGGCAAGAAAGTGGTACGTATTGAATTTGACACAGTGAGTATATCCAGTGAAGGTCAAGCTGCCATGATGTTTCTAGTCACCGATGAGCAGGGTCGAATTAAAAATGAAGAGTTGTTGAATAAGTCGATTCTCATCAACGATATTGGCGGGTTGTCAACAGATTCTGCGGTGATTGAACGTGGTGAACCAGATAACATGAATTCAGACGGGCTTAATAGTGGTGTATCGGAATACTTGGATACGATCATTGAGCAAGTGTATGAACGGTATCATCATCGAATCCGTTCGCGTCGTAACTTAGTCCGCGATGTATTGTTAGCCAAAGATGAACGCAAAAACCATATTCTTGTCGATGGCAAGTTGACTTCAATAAAAGATGTGGTTGATGAAGTTTTAACGGCTTGCGCGAAGGCGCAACACGATCATCTGGGACGGATGTGGAAGAAAGTGTCCGATGTAGAGTTGGTCTTTCAGATTGGTGGAGGTTCGGCACTTATTCGACCCTATTTGACGGCGGTCAACGAGAACAGCAGGCATGTCTATCCGCTTCGATGGCAAGAATCGGCAGATGAAAGCATTTGGATGATTGTTGAGTCTTACTGGAAGATCCTTGTCCTCTCCAAGCGAGTGACGCCAGCCATCGAGGGAGTGTAA
- a CDS encoding CCDC34 family protein, with product MQKKQQRVRRMTAAEKMIKEREEKQRESLHQWYEEEWKARQSANPEEALALLNERWRIKTEQEIQEKVEKARKEFAINKINNDANRYVPDPSFDRVAFWRSFRAKYVDLFDDYREILHHVGKDGLADYSLFKDYENLLERVYGIVQEQMYADVLDSRYIVVRPFDQTDKERTRSSVVTREEYPVSMIMDYEAKTVSFLIPEIFFRSKKYMKIRPFYLTAKETYFRETQFWREIFGHLLDGKFKYFDRFHYPPSAHPHDWEYQGRDQNYLFSQIELEIIVDAKAPLDPDNYHLKVMIDQMTRHHVFPVDTFDYVKTLTIRQQEQQNRDALEMVEVRLRGYRKE from the coding sequence ATGCAAAAGAAACAACAAAGAGTGCGAAGAATGACTGCAGCAGAAAAAATGATCAAAGAAAGAGAAGAAAAACAAAGGGAATCGCTCCATCAATGGTATGAAGAGGAATGGAAAGCGAGACAATCGGCGAATCCAGAAGAAGCTCTTGCACTTCTCAATGAACGTTGGCGGATCAAAACCGAACAAGAGATTCAAGAAAAGGTGGAGAAAGCAAGAAAGGAATTCGCCATAAATAAGATCAACAACGATGCGAATCGTTATGTTCCTGATCCATCGTTTGATCGAGTTGCCTTTTGGCGTTCATTTCGAGCCAAATATGTCGATCTATTTGACGATTATCGCGAGATTCTTCATCACGTAGGGAAGGATGGACTGGCTGATTACAGCTTGTTTAAGGACTATGAAAACTTGTTGGAACGCGTCTATGGCATCGTGCAAGAACAGATGTATGCCGATGTCCTAGACTCACGGTATATCGTTGTGCGGCCTTTTGATCAAACCGACAAGGAAAGAACAAGAAGTTCCGTTGTCACAAGAGAAGAGTATCCAGTGAGCATGATCATGGACTATGAGGCAAAAACGGTTTCTTTTTTGATACCTGAAATCTTCTTTCGTTCAAAAAAATACATGAAGATCAGACCGTTTTATCTCACGGCTAAAGAAACATATTTTCGTGAAACTCAGTTTTGGCGTGAGATTTTCGGTCATTTATTGGATGGTAAATTCAAGTATTTTGATCGTTTTCACTATCCTCCGTCAGCGCATCCGCATGATTGGGAGTACCAAGGAAGGGATCAAAACTATCTATTTTCCCAAATTGAACTGGAAATTATCGTGGATGCAAAAGCGCCATTAGATCCAGATAATTATCATTTAAAAGTGATGATCGATCAGATGACAAGACATCACGTGTTTCCTGTAGATACGTTTGACTATGTAAAAACATTAACGATCAGACAACAAGAACAACAGAATAGGGATGCTCTCGAAATGGTAGAGGTCCGTTTGCGAGGGTATAGAAAGGAATGA
- a CDS encoding ATP-dependent helicase codes for MAGQSGRKPSEAELRDMTEKLDEALSNVPVVTYAQMARLLNTYRQRVYSLWSLLEKGRRREWKLKEVTKEHRASRYYDVTYMAVKTFVEKRDEETGKLAFDRKDTVYKGIAYQELNIAMMRDGMYERGWTFTYGRMEDQEGSQAGIRRGEEGMPMYLVPFGLKERTYKHVHGYFHRMQKIHGDRALKIVVLVKRKGYASAVKSMKDWLSRNSDVSHALYALPYEDVVQNPESYFRSIFDYGAWSYETLERIVGVKSGGEFYQKYSEGKDWMIGGGTIVAKINETWSVLAAWNGNIASLIQWGHLGDEAFASVSVKGERVAAYLWLTAPNALMGEVMHKLAHSKGVKRLTDMPSLQEVEVKECFYDPDQEDEDETVERGWDEVELTNEQEAAMMHGTGPALVVAAAGSGKTRVLIARIKRLIEAGVHPRSILACTFTKKAAQEMKARLVHEVGERAKQVRMETMHAVAFRLLREMNPQVEVLVDSTHVVEWALEKESGNLREQVDANEWMMRIMRQKSEGIMPEQVEDPDLQRMYATYERLKTNSKRVDFEDLIVMTLQALRKKDRVALTWREGIEYVLVDEFQDTNRAQWEWLKEVAAPRRNLFCVGDDWQAIYGFRGSRPELMQEMKEKYVGTKMYYLTRNYRSFFVIVGLSNDLINHFNQGFHIDKVVEPGVGRDDEYSGYAPFEVDDEQAEANMVARVILNRHFPYRGYAVLYRTNAQSQIYAEALSEQGIPYEVVGDTPFFASKRVKAALDYLRTSIDTENADHWRGIINQPNRRIGQTEIEELVELGWRGVEDHRNLWDLTSAIEELQRRESPADGLRWLLTSGMKELAYAKDDEPVKWVDVLLRSASKFKTKEAFLAFVDRTLRESKPEEGKDDAVQLMSIHRSKGLEFNTVFIVGAVEGFLPHERSAKPEEIREETRLFYVAMTRAKDQLYCSAPKTYMGKLVQRSRYMQYLYDLEPKE; via the coding sequence ATGGCGGGACAAAGTGGGCGTAAACCGAGCGAAGCAGAGTTGCGCGATATGACGGAGAAACTTGATGAAGCGTTATCGAACGTACCGGTGGTGACCTATGCGCAAATGGCGCGATTGTTGAATACGTATCGGCAGAGGGTGTATAGCTTGTGGTCGCTGCTGGAAAAAGGGAGGCGGCGAGAATGGAAATTGAAAGAGGTGACGAAGGAGCATCGGGCGAGTCGGTATTACGATGTAACGTACATGGCGGTCAAAACGTTCGTGGAGAAAAGAGATGAAGAAACGGGGAAACTGGCGTTTGATCGAAAGGATACGGTGTATAAGGGGATCGCGTATCAGGAGCTCAATATTGCGATGATGCGTGATGGGATGTACGAACGGGGGTGGACGTTCACGTATGGGCGGATGGAGGATCAGGAGGGGTCGCAAGCAGGTATCCGAAGAGGGGAAGAGGGGATGCCGATGTACCTCGTACCCTTTGGATTGAAGGAGCGAACGTATAAGCACGTGCATGGGTATTTCCATCGAATGCAAAAAATCCATGGCGATCGTGCGCTCAAAATCGTGGTACTCGTGAAGCGAAAAGGGTATGCATCGGCGGTGAAAAGTATGAAGGATTGGCTAAGCAGGAATAGTGACGTCAGCCATGCCTTGTATGCGTTGCCGTATGAAGACGTAGTGCAAAATCCCGAGTCTTATTTTCGATCGATCTTTGACTATGGCGCGTGGTCGTATGAGACGTTGGAACGGATAGTTGGCGTAAAAAGTGGCGGTGAGTTTTATCAAAAGTATAGCGAGGGAAAGGATTGGATGATCGGCGGTGGGACCATTGTCGCGAAGATCAACGAGACGTGGTCGGTGCTGGCAGCGTGGAACGGGAATATCGCGAGTCTGATTCAGTGGGGACACCTGGGCGATGAAGCGTTTGCGAGTGTGAGCGTGAAAGGAGAGCGAGTCGCGGCGTATCTGTGGTTGACGGCACCTAATGCGCTGATGGGAGAGGTCATGCATAAGCTGGCACATTCGAAGGGAGTCAAGAGACTGACCGATATGCCGTCATTGCAGGAGGTAGAGGTAAAAGAGTGTTTCTATGATCCAGATCAAGAGGATGAAGATGAAACAGTAGAAAGGGGTTGGGATGAAGTGGAGCTGACGAATGAACAAGAAGCGGCGATGATGCATGGGACAGGCCCTGCTTTAGTGGTAGCGGCGGCAGGGAGCGGCAAGACGCGGGTGCTGATTGCACGAATCAAGCGATTGATCGAAGCGGGTGTGCATCCTCGAAGTATTTTAGCGTGTACGTTCACGAAGAAGGCAGCGCAAGAGATGAAAGCACGCTTGGTGCATGAGGTTGGGGAGCGAGCGAAACAGGTGCGCATGGAAACGATGCATGCCGTGGCGTTTCGATTGTTGCGGGAGATGAACCCGCAGGTGGAGGTTTTGGTGGATAGCACCCATGTGGTGGAGTGGGCACTGGAGAAAGAGAGCGGCAATCTGCGTGAGCAGGTGGACGCGAACGAGTGGATGATGCGGATCATGCGTCAAAAGAGCGAGGGGATCATGCCGGAACAAGTAGAGGACCCTGACTTACAACGCATGTATGCAACGTATGAGCGATTGAAGACGAACAGTAAGCGTGTGGACTTTGAAGATTTGATTGTGATGACGTTGCAGGCGCTGCGAAAGAAAGATCGTGTCGCTTTGACATGGCGAGAGGGCATTGAGTATGTCTTGGTGGATGAGTTTCAAGATACGAATCGAGCACAGTGGGAATGGCTCAAAGAAGTGGCAGCACCACGCCGCAACCTGTTTTGCGTTGGGGACGATTGGCAAGCAATTTATGGCTTTCGAGGATCGAGACCTGAGTTGATGCAAGAGATGAAGGAGAAGTATGTAGGGACAAAGATGTACTATTTGACACGTAATTATCGTTCATTCTTTGTGATTGTCGGGTTGTCCAATGACCTGATTAACCATTTCAATCAGGGGTTTCATATCGATAAGGTCGTGGAGCCAGGCGTGGGACGTGATGATGAGTATTCAGGGTACGCACCCTTTGAGGTAGATGATGAGCAAGCGGAAGCGAATATGGTGGCGAGAGTCATTCTAAACCGTCATTTTCCCTATAGAGGGTATGCCGTGCTGTATCGAACCAATGCGCAGTCGCAGATTTACGCGGAGGCGTTAAGTGAACAGGGGATACCGTATGAAGTGGTGGGAGATACGCCATTTTTTGCATCGAAGCGAGTGAAGGCAGCGTTGGATTATCTGCGTACATCGATCGATACGGAGAATGCGGATCATTGGAGGGGGATTATCAATCAACCGAATCGGCGAATCGGACAAACAGAGATTGAGGAACTCGTGGAGCTTGGTTGGCGTGGGGTTGAGGACCATCGTAACCTGTGGGATTTGACCAGTGCGATTGAAGAGTTGCAAAGAAGAGAGTCGCCAGCAGATGGGTTAAGGTGGCTACTCACTTCAGGAATGAAGGAATTAGCGTATGCGAAAGATGATGAACCAGTGAAATGGGTAGATGTGTTGCTACGGTCCGCGTCCAAGTTCAAAACGAAAGAAGCGTTTTTAGCTTTTGTTGATCGGACATTACGTGAATCGAAACCGGAAGAAGGAAAAGATGATGCTGTGCAATTGATGTCGATCCACCGGAGTAAAGGACTTGAATTCAACACGGTCTTTATCGTGGGAGCCGTGGAGGGTTTTTTACCGCATGAGCGATCCGCCAAGCCAGAAGAGATTCGAGAGGAAACGAGACTGTTTTATGTGGCGATGACACGAGCTAAAGATCAGTTGTATTGTTCAGCGCCGAAAACGTATATGGGCAAGTTGGTACAGAGAAGTCGGTACATGCAATATCTTTATGATCTGGAGCCAAAAGAGTAG
- a CDS encoding ParB/RepB/Spo0J family partition protein, giving the protein MREIMQVSPHQLIPNPQYAKYNSDKIQLASEYERIKDSMITHGIDYPLIAIKDSNILVCGHKRRTIAIELGLETVPVMYESMDVEASIDRMVEDNLSRTPLEKDPMIITNIITVAKRIYGITHGGNRTDKGTTLNDLSKKIGISTSRIREYARLTDLTPDLQAMVSKGMISVRAGSNLSTLPVEAQDWFYASHKEATEIRDSEVTAAIMLWKYKEREIERVQSIGLDQDHDDDLQEEEIGSYETQEAKRNEERLGGSVVDIERKPSMERVMKKSAILDFNDEVMQERYRENLVDLKLKQAETTIKRLRSEFEVLMQEHSNKFDTPRTYWHSQLDKYVQTVEEFAGVVLSYKQDVSELEKIVYDRGDEDEQ; this is encoded by the coding sequence ATGCGAGAAATAATGCAAGTAAGTCCACATCAACTCATACCTAATCCTCAATATGCAAAGTACAATTCGGACAAGATCCAATTAGCGTCAGAATATGAACGCATCAAGGACAGCATGATTACACACGGCATTGATTACCCGCTCATTGCCATTAAAGATAGTAATATTTTGGTCTGTGGACATAAAAGAAGAACCATTGCTATCGAACTAGGATTAGAAACTGTGCCAGTGATGTACGAATCAATGGATGTTGAGGCATCTATTGACCGTATGGTAGAAGACAATCTAAGCCGCACACCATTAGAAAAAGATCCTATGATTATCACAAATATTATCACTGTAGCAAAAAGGATATACGGAATCACTCATGGAGGAAACAGAACCGATAAAGGAACAACATTAAACGATTTGTCCAAAAAGATAGGTATATCCACAAGCCGAATAAGGGAGTACGCTCGATTGACAGATTTAACACCAGACCTGCAAGCGATGGTTAGTAAAGGAATGATTAGCGTGCGCGCAGGCTCTAATTTGTCCACTTTGCCAGTAGAAGCACAAGATTGGTTTTATGCATCCCATAAAGAAGCGACAGAAATTAGAGACTCGGAAGTAACGGCAGCAATTATGTTGTGGAAGTATAAGGAAAGAGAGATAGAAAGAGTACAATCAATAGGACTAGATCAGGATCATGACGATGATCTGCAGGAAGAAGAAATAGGATCATATGAAACACAAGAAGCAAAGAGGAATGAGGAGCGGTTGGGCGGCTCAGTGGTTGACATAGAACGCAAACCATCTATGGAGCGGGTGATGAAAAAATCGGCAATCTTAGATTTCAATGACGAGGTGATGCAAGAACGGTATCGAGAAAATTTGGTGGATTTAAAGCTCAAGCAAGCCGAAACAACGATCAAACGTCTTCGATCAGAATTTGAAGTATTAATGCAGGAACATAGTAACAAATTTGATACGCCGCGTACCTATTGGCACAGCCAACTAGATAAATATGTGCAAACCGTGGAGGAGTTTGCGGGTGTTGTATTGTCGTACAAGCAAGATGTGAGTGAACTAGAAAAAATAGTGTATGACCGTGGTGATGAAGATGAGCAATAG
- the hfq gene encoding RNA chaperone Hfq — MAKTDHSALQDPFLNDMRRRKVKLTVYLVNGFLLKGIILGYDHFCVLLESEGKQQLIYKHAISTIMQGHPPMKHDKE; from the coding sequence ATGGCGAAGACAGACCACTCGGCATTGCAAGACCCATTTTTAAATGATATGAGAAGACGAAAGGTGAAACTCACCGTGTACCTTGTCAACGGCTTTTTGCTCAAAGGAATCATTCTTGGATATGATCATTTTTGTGTTTTGTTGGAATCAGAAGGCAAGCAACAGTTAATCTACAAACACGCGATTTCCACGATCATGCAAGGTCATCCGCCTATGAAGCACGATAAAGAGTAA
- a CDS encoding TM2 domain-containing protein, with the protein MQNGKLKTDSKERSKLVAALLAIFLGTLGIHKFYLGKIGMGILYIIFSWTIIPSIVSVIEGIIYLSMKQEKFDQKYNSY; encoded by the coding sequence GTGCAAAATGGAAAGTTAAAAACCGACAGCAAAGAACGTAGCAAATTAGTAGCGGCTTTGTTAGCTATTTTCCTGGGCACTTTGGGCATACACAAGTTTTATCTCGGGAAAATCGGCATGGGTATTTTATACATTATTTTTTCTTGGACGATCATACCGTCGATTGTTAGTGTGATCGAAGGAATTATCTATTTGTCTATGAAACAAGAGAAATTTGATCAAAAATATAATTCGTATTAA